Proteins encoded in a region of the Suncus etruscus isolate mSunEtr1 chromosome 1, mSunEtr1.pri.cur, whole genome shotgun sequence genome:
- the ST6GALNAC2 gene encoding alpha-N-acetylgalactosaminide alpha-2,6-sialyltransferase 2 has protein sequence MGLCRARPCRLLLPLLLVLCAGTLLCWYPRAMQRHPGPRDRARTILPPHVFSTLKQQSAWTRKPCQHSLPGAIQRHPRFQRLFNLSIPVLLAGNLFTPELWVNLSQRKAPYGWQGFSHQAIASTLSLLNGSDSTELFGGSQEPRPPCVRCAVVGNGGILNGSHQGPNIDAHDYVFRINGAVIRGFEQDVGTRTSFYGFTVNTMKNSLITYQNLGFTSVPQGQDLRYIFIPSDFRDYVMLRSALLGQCVPEGRDEGDRPQTYFGPEASARKFKLLHPNFISYVTERFLKSKRKARFGDVYMPTTGALMLLTALHFCDQVSAYGFMTANYHEFSDHYFDRVKKPLVFYVNHDPLLEAELWRSLHEAGILGLYQRKPSEVHLGLDILSPRQEPSTPVPGP, from the exons ATGGGGCTCTGTCGGGCCCGGCCCTGCCgcctgctgctgccgctgctccTGGTGCTGTGCGCGGGGACCCTCCTCTGCTGGTACCCCAGGGCGATGCAGAGACACCCCGGGCCCAGGGACCGAGccag GACCATCTTGCCCCCACATGTATTCTCAACACTAAAGCAGCAGAGTGCCTGGACCAGAAAG CCCTGTCAGCACTCCCTTCCTGGGGCCATCCAGAGGCACCCCCGCTTCCAGAGACTCTTCAACCTCTCCATCCCAGTGCTGCTGGCGGGGAATCTCTTCACCCCGGAGCTCTGGGTCAACCTGAGCCAACGCAAAGCCCCCTATGGCTGGCAGGGCTTTTCCCATCAAG CCATCGCCTCCACCCTCAGCCTCCTGAATGGCTCAGACAGCACGGAGCTATTTGGGGGTTCCCAGGAACCGCGCCCCCCCTGTGTCCGCTGCGCTGTGGTGGGCAACGGGGGAATCTTGAATGGTTCCCACCAGGGCCCCAACATCGACGCCCACGACTATGTCTTCAG GATTAATGGCGCCGTGATCAGAGGCTTTGAGCAGGATGTGGGGACCCGGACCTCCTTCTACGGCTTCACCGTCAACACCATGAAGAACTCGCTCATCACCTATCAGAATCTGGGCTTCACCTCTGTGCCCCAAGGCCAG gacCTGCGCTACATCTTCATCCCCTCGGACTTCCGAGACTACGTGATGCTCAGATCAGCCCTGCTGGGCCAGTGTGTCCCTGAAGGCCGAGACGAAGGGGACag GCCTCAGACTTACTTCGGACCAGAAGCCTCTGCCAGGAAATTCAAACTCCTGCATCCTAACTTCATTAGCTACGTGACAGAGAG GTTTTTAAAATCCAAGCGCAAGGCTAGATTTGGAGACGTATATATGCCGACAACCGGGGCTCTCATGCTGCTCACAGCTCTGCACTTCTGTGACCAG GTTAGCGCCTACGGATTCATGACCGCCAACTACCATGAGTTTTCTGACCACTACTTCGATCGCGTCAAGAAGCCGCTGGTTTTCTATGTGAACCACGACCCACTGCTGGAGGCAGAGCTTTGGAGGTCTCTGCATGAGGCAGGCATCCTCGGACTGTACCAGCGGAAGCCTTCAGAGGTTCATCTGGGACTGGACATCCTGTCTCCTAGGCAGGAGCCTTCCACACCTGTGCCAGGGCCATAA
- the LOC126013629 gene encoding uncharacterized protein LOC126013629 — protein MSSPSQTPNPSPTQSPSQSRSHHSPSKGYRSGTAPSPSPTRGSTRVPSHPATPPTASQPSSRGSSLTPSPHVQHVARGSGQVPTPPTSKSPSQSGFKVLSRNPSLTPAGLVRSPSYFGPAISATYIGPARAIPSQIAPYVPRFLKEPPFFQPPTSQLPQNQCFPCPFPCQPQGPDRERAPPPDSLYFPLLPPPPRQPQTRSSFPTPPALFTPPSSLSYTLPPDVLVSGKPHVVPTSLPATFYTPFSRFYTQPRPRRARRLLTTLPGSLSLPPVMPGNLEGAGRSVHFFRDS, from the coding sequence ATGAGCTCCCCCTCCCAGACCCCCAATCCGTCCCCCACCCAGTCCCCTTCCCAGTCCCGCTCCCACCACTCCCCGTCCAAGGGCTACCGCTCGGGCACTGCGCCCTCCCCGTCCCCGACCCGGGGGTCCACCCGGGTCCCCTCGCACCCCGCCACCCCCCCCACCGCCTCCCAGCCGTCCTCCCGGGGCTCCTCCCTGACCCCCAGCCCGCACGTCCAGCATGTGGCACGAGGGTCCGGCCAGGTGCCCACCCCGCCCACCTCCAAGTCACCATCTCAGTCGGGCTTCAAGGTCCTGTCCCGCAACCCGTCCCTGACGCCCGCTGGCCTGGTCAGGTCTCCGTCCTACTTCGGGCCGGCCATCTCGGCCACCTACATCGGGCCGGCACGGGCCATCCCCTCGCAGATCGCCCCGTACGTGCCCCGCTTCCTCAAGGAGCCCCCCTTCTTCCAGCCCCCCACCTCGCAGCTGCCCCAGAACCAGTGCTTCCCCTGCCCCTTCCCGTGCCAGCCCCAGGGCCCCGACCGGGAGCGGGCACCCCCTCCCGACTCCCTCTACTTCCCGCTGCTGCCACCGCCGCCTCGCCAGCCGCAGACCCGCAGCTCCTTCCCCACCCCGCCGGCCCTGTTCACGCCGCCCTCGTCGCTGTCCTACACGCTGCCCCCCGACGTGCTGGTGAGCGGGAAGCCGCATGTGGTGCCCACCTCGCTGCCCGCCACCTTCTACACGCCCTTCTCCCGCTTCTACACCCAACCGCGCCCGCGTCGCGCCCGCCGGCTGCTGACCACCCTGCCCGGATCTCTGTCCCTCCCGCCTGTCATGCCCGGGAACCTGGAGGGGGCTGGCCGCTCTGTCCACTTCTTCCGCGACTCTTAG